TTACCACTATGTCATATTGAGCTAACGCAACCCGTTGAATAAGGAATCCAAAGTTTTTGCCACTCCATCGTTATCATTGGTCTCAGTTGCTTCTTTAGCTAATTCTTTTAGTTCTGTTATGGCATTTCCCATTGCAACAGGGTAACACATATCCAAGCCTAAAGCTTGTCCACCATGCCTTTAAGGTGGATGGCTGCGCCCTTTGCAGCTATACCACCGGACCTCCTGAAAATAAAAAGACAGGCGAAAGCTTGGCATCCATGCCTTTAAATAAAATAAAGGTGTTTTCGCAACATGGTTTGTAATTTATTTGGGAATGAATAAAAGAAGAAAAGTGTGTGATAAAGGAATCTTAGCTTCTTTGGTTGTTTTAGGTGTTGCGACTCTGCGCTACCTAGAGCAAAGAGAAAAGCGCCTCTACCTCCAGTTAAAGAGAGAGTAGTTATTACATTAAATAGCCCGTTTGCTGAACCAAGTAAAAAAAGCAAACCTATTATATGTTCAAAAACTCGTCATCTTCTGAACACTCTTTTTTGATTTGAAATGAAATTATATGTCAAATCAAAAAGAAGAGTGTTTAAGCAGGATGTCACTTTAGGATATAATTTGGGCTTATTTTATATGCTATTTTGCTCATCCAAATTAAGAAACCCAGCTATTTAGAAGATTAGCTGGGTTTCTTAATTATTTACATCCAATCATTTATAAAACTAATCTAATCGGTTTCCACATGTCCATCAAGGTATGTGGTGGAATCCCTTATAGCATATTGTTTTTCTCATACGCATTTAAGGCATTTACACCATGACTCAAGGCTGCTCCAGCTTTTACTGCAGATGCAACGATAATTGCCTCCATAACCTCAACCATAGTTCCCCCATATTTCTTATATTTGTTCACATGAACATCAATACAATAGGGGCAACCAGTCGTATGAGCCACCGCAATCGCAATAAGTTCCTTTGTTTTTGTTGATATTAATCCAGATACAAACGCTTCCTTCTCAAATGCTAAGAAGGCTTTTGAGGGTGCTGGTGCCATTTTTATCAGCTCATTAATTCGTTTTAAATAAGAATTTCGATAAAGAACATCATCACCTTTGTAAAGGTCGTTTGGATTTTCCATGGAGATCCTCCTTCATTAATGAATGTTGTCTCCATAATCATATAATCTAAAAGAGGAAAATTTCTGTAACTATATCACAGAAAACGGCTGAATTTTTGTTGTAAATCCTTTCGTTGGATGTTTATGATTTTCCCACGATGTAAAGTAAGAAATCCCTCCTTCTCAAACTGCTTTAGTGTTCGGCTAACAACTTCCCTTGCTGTCCCTAACTCGATAGACAACCTCTCGTGGGTTATGATTATTTCGTCGGAATACTGAGAGGTATGTTTAATGAGATAATCTGCAATCCGATCGTCTATCCCTTTAAAAGCAATCTCTTCTACAAGCTGAGTCACAGTTGACATTTTACGAATAAATAATCCGTATATAAATCTGCTTAACGAATCATATGTATGTATCCAGTTCCGAAAAGTTTCGGCTGGAATGATTAAGGCTTCAACATCACTTTCGATTGCGGCATAAGCCTCATATTCTAAATCACCTAATACGCTAGCTACCATCATTAGACAAACGCCGCCGCTATGCACCCGATAAAGGGTAATCTCCCTACCATTTTCTCCAACCCTATAAATACGTACACAGCCATCCAAAATAAAAATAGCATGGTGTAAGCGATGCCCCTTTGCAAAAGCTACAGGAGTGGTTGGAACTTGCACTATAGAAATATCTGTTCTATTCCATTCCTTAGCTTCAATAGAGGACAGGCAAGGGAAACATTTTATAACTTGATTTAGTTTACTGATCATTTGTTCCTCCTAATCATTATTAAATCTATGTTTAAACAATTTTATTGTAAACTAAATTTTTCCTTTAGACGTGATTGTTCAACAATCTGGCCTTACACATAAAGAAAGAGCACAATTCTGTTGAAGAATCGCGCCCGATTGTTGAAGAACGTTATTGAAATAAAACCCCGTTTGTTCAAGTTCAATTCTTCAAAATCTTTAGTTTTAGATACATGTTTAACAAATAATAAATCATTTTACTTTTGCTACACCTAATGCAAAATGGCTCCAAAGTATATCTTCTACTAATTCAGCTTGTGATTCTTCACAATCAACAATTAAGATTACTTCAGAATGTTTTCCTTTTAAAACCCTTTTCCTTTTCTTTATTCGCAATTCCATAAAAAGCCGAATAGCAAATCCAAGAACAAATCCAACAAATCCACTTATCAGTCCACAATAAATGGGGCCCCAAGCCAATTTAAATCCAATACTGGCGCCAATAACTGAAAATGCAGTGCCAATCCCCATTCCTATATCAATCAGGCTTGTTCCGTCTGAGCGATGAAGGGTATCAAACATTTTAGGTTCTTCTGCTCTATTATCCAGAGGAACAGCAAATATACTATCTTTTTTAATCCCTTTTTTTTCTAACGTTGAAATTGCCATTTCTAAAAATCCAGTGGTTTCAAATGTTGAAAATAACTGCACATCTATCACTTCACTTTTTGCCCTTTTAGTATTTTGAAACTCTTCGATTGATAATTCTCGATTAAATGATTCCTTAAATCTTTTTCAAATAGTTTGTTATTCTCAACTGTATTCATATAAGAATCATAAGCTGCAAACCCATAGTGTGAAGGGATAAAAAGGAGCCATTCTGGATTTAAAACCGAAGTTGCTTCTTTTACTTTTCCTAAAAACAAAAGTACAACAGCTTCTTGAACATGAGAATAATAAAAAAATACCACTAACCATATAATGACAAAGAAAGCAGTTAAAATCCTATGTATATAAAGTTGCCCTAGCCCGGGGATAAACAAAGACCACATAAGGGAAAGAATGGGATTTCGCTTATCTAAGTAGTTAATCTCTAACGAACCTAATGAAAATGAATTAAAACGGTGTTCCTCTCGCTCGGTTAAAAGATAGATCTTATTCATATCTACTGTTGTCCTGTAACTATCCCAAATACCGAAAAGGTAAACAGGGATATACATAAGAAGCCATCTTGCATCTAATACCTCTTTCGCCATGTCAATATTCCCCTGAAAGGAATAAACCATGGAAGAATTAACATGTGATTTAACATTAATAACAACTTCCCAAATAAATAAGGCATATCCTCTAAGATATTTAGATAATAGCATATGCCCGAATCCTGGAAACGCAGCGGACCACCATGCTATGATATAAGGATTTCTTAAATGCAATTGGGTTGTTCCTAAAATACTAACATGGGCTTTATACCGTCTGGCAGTATTATCATTTGTATAGTTGTTCATCTAATCCACCTTAAGAAACGATTTATAATATATTTCCAATTGTGGGATAAATTTATGCCTGTCCTTATTATGCTAACTTTCCTCGTTTACTTTAAGTGCGATTCAATAAATAGTTATTTCCACAATAATAACCCCATACATAAAGAAAGAGCACAATTCTGTTGAAGAATCGCGCCCGATTGTTGAAGATTGTTATTGAAGTAAAGCAACCCGTTAATTTAAGTATATTCCTTCACAAACTCATAGTTTATATATTCTAAATCCTCTGGGATGCGTACGTGGGAAGAAAGTCTTCTAGTCACTTCCGAATTGGTTAGTACACTTCATTTTGTGGTTACTTCATTTAAATTTAGTAAATACTACCTTTAATATTAATAAATAGGAGTATTTACTTTGAGATTAG
Above is a genomic segment from Neobacillus endophyticus containing:
- a CDS encoding HAD hydrolase family protein, with amino-acid sequence MGNAITELKELAKEATETNDNDGVAKTLDSLFNGLR
- a CDS encoding carboxymuconolactone decarboxylase family protein, translating into MENPNDLYKGDDVLYRNSYLKRINELIKMAPAPSKAFLAFEKEAFVSGLISTKTKELIAIAVAHTTGCPYCIDVHVNKYKKYGGTMVEVMEAIIVASAVKAGAALSHGVNALNAYEKNNML
- a CDS encoding Crp/Fnr family transcriptional regulator; the protein is MISKLNQVIKCFPCLSSIEAKEWNRTDISIVQVPTTPVAFAKGHRLHHAIFILDGCVRIYRVGENGREITLYRVHSGGVCLMMVASVLGDLEYEAYAAIESDVEALIIPAETFRNWIHTYDSLSRFIYGLFIRKMSTVTQLVEEIAFKGIDDRIADYLIKHTSQYSDEIIITHERLSIELGTAREVVSRTLKQFEKEGFLTLHRGKIINIQRKDLQQKFSRFL